The following are from one region of the Gloeomargarita lithophora Alchichica-D10 genome:
- a CDS encoding response regulator transcription factor, with protein MSLLLVEDDPELAEPLTALLVHQGYQVTPVRDGQTAYTLAKQNTYDLLILDWMLPQLDGLSLCQRLRREGWTTPVLFLTARDGLTDRVQGLDAGADDYLVKPFAFAELAARVRALLRRPPGTATPTRLQVGTLVLEPEQRLAYRGQRQLVLSEKETQLLALLMQYPGQILSHAQLLAGLWPGESPADRNLLAAQVRLLRRKLEPPPEPPLIQTLYGRGYGLIHPGMGTSGV; from the coding sequence ATGTCCCTCCTGCTTGTCGAAGATGACCCGGAACTGGCCGAACCACTGACGGCACTTTTGGTACACCAGGGATACCAGGTTACGCCGGTGCGAGACGGGCAAACGGCTTATACATTAGCAAAACAAAATACTTATGACTTGCTAATTTTAGACTGGATGTTACCCCAGTTGGACGGGTTATCGCTTTGCCAACGCCTGCGGCGGGAAGGCTGGACGACCCCGGTGTTGTTTCTGACGGCGCGGGACGGTCTCACCGACCGGGTGCAGGGGCTGGATGCGGGGGCGGATGATTATTTGGTTAAACCGTTTGCTTTTGCGGAATTGGCGGCGCGGGTGCGGGCGTTACTGCGGCGGCCACCGGGGACAGCCACCCCGACCCGGTTACAGGTGGGCACCTTGGTTTTAGAACCGGAGCAACGCTTGGCCTATCGGGGTCAGCGGCAACTTGTTTTATCAGAAAAAGAAACCCAACTCCTGGCTTTGCTGATGCAATATCCGGGGCAAATTTTGTCCCATGCCCAGTTGTTGGCGGGGCTGTGGCCGGGGGAATCTCCTGCGGATCGGAACCTATTGGCCGCCCAGGTGCGACTGTTGCGGCGCAAGCTAGAACCACCCCCGGAACCCCCCTTGATTCAAACCCTGTATGGACGGGGCTACGGACTGATTCATCCTGGAATGGGTACATCTGGAGTATGA
- a CDS encoding alpha/beta hydrolase, giving the protein MRGKQWLWGLGLTALTLGMAPPAQAARSVNFWFNILEVVNISVPDLRRFVDKNEVTPRLQKTLRLLPEKDRQGFEQVLRFKLPLDARRVIRIVDSPAVEKALTQIPPLFIPNQSASVLPGMKGAIILASVPRDKGGFRDKDGFGLVNILEAYPAAEMNMDVPAMLRLGQQGFDIQKLLGGGLGR; this is encoded by the coding sequence ATGCGTGGAAAGCAATGGTTGTGGGGATTGGGTTTAACGGCTTTGACTTTGGGGATGGCGCCACCCGCCCAGGCGGCTCGCTCCGTGAATTTTTGGTTCAATATTTTGGAAGTGGTGAATATTTCCGTGCCGGATTTGCGGCGGTTTGTGGATAAAAATGAGGTTACCCCCCGTTTGCAAAAAACCCTGCGTTTGTTGCCCGAAAAAGACCGCCAGGGGTTTGAACAGGTACTGCGCTTTAAGTTGCCCTTGGATGCCCGCCGGGTGATTCGGATTGTAGATTCTCCGGCGGTGGAAAAGGCTTTGACCCAAATTCCGCCCTTGTTTATCCCCAATCAATCCGCCTCCGTGTTGCCGGGGATGAAAGGGGCGATTATTCTGGCTTCCGTACCCCGCGACAAAGGGGGCTTTCGGGATAAGGACGGGTTTGGCCTGGTGAATATCCTAGAAGCCTACCCGGCGGCGGAAATGAATATGGATGTGCCCGCCATGTTGCGCTTGGGTCAGCAGGGGTTTGATATTCAGAAGCTCCTTGGGGGCGGTCTGGGTCGCTAG
- the thyD gene encoding thylakoid membrane protein ThyD — protein MAVLVLGGTGFIGSQLVTQLQQRGEQVRLVTRNPQRAQQLFPQAQVFPLAALAEAVDGCTGVVNLAGEPIIGRWTVARKQAIQESRRGGTQRLVQAIAQAQVRPQVLVNASAIGYYGASETAVFREDSPPGQDFLAQVCQEWEQAAQPGQGVRLVIFRIGIVLGMGGALERILPPFRAFLGGPIGSGQQWFSWIHQTDMVNLLLAALDDPAWTGVYNATAPQPVRMAQLCQTLGQVLQRPSWLPVPGMVLELLLGDAAQVILTGQQVLPQRVQAMGFCYQYPTLTPALENLFHPGLS, from the coding sequence ATGGCGGTGCTAGTGCTAGGGGGAACTGGGTTTATTGGTTCCCAACTGGTCACTCAGTTGCAGCAACGGGGGGAGCAGGTGCGGCTGGTGACCCGTAACCCCCAACGGGCACAGCAATTATTCCCCCAGGCGCAGGTGTTTCCCTTGGCGGCCCTCGCAGAAGCAGTGGACGGCTGTACTGGGGTGGTAAATCTGGCCGGGGAACCGATTATTGGTCGCTGGACAGTGGCTCGCAAACAGGCCATTCAAGAGAGTCGCCGGGGGGGAACCCAACGGTTGGTGCAGGCCATTGCCCAGGCGCAGGTGCGTCCCCAGGTGTTGGTGAATGCGTCGGCAATCGGTTACTACGGGGCGAGCGAAACGGCGGTATTTAGGGAAGACAGCCCGCCGGGGCAGGATTTTCTCGCCCAGGTATGCCAGGAGTGGGAGCAGGCGGCGCAACCGGGGCAGGGGGTGCGGTTGGTGATTTTTCGGATTGGCATTGTGTTGGGGATGGGGGGGGCACTTGAGCGGATTTTGCCCCCGTTTCGGGCGTTTTTAGGCGGGCCAATTGGTTCTGGTCAGCAGTGGTTTAGCTGGATTCACCAGACGGATATGGTGAATTTGCTCCTAGCCGCCTTGGACGACCCAGCCTGGACGGGGGTGTACAATGCCACGGCTCCCCAACCCGTGCGGATGGCGCAACTGTGTCAAACCCTGGGGCAGGTCTTGCAACGGCCTTCCTGGTTGCCGGTACCGGGGATGGTGTTGGAATTATTGCTGGGGGATGCGGCTCAGGTGATTTTGACCGGCCAGCAGGTGTTGCCCCAGCGGGTGCAGGCGATGGGCTTTTGTTATCAATACCCCACCCTCACCCCGGCGTTAGAAAACCTATTCCACCCCGGTTTGTCGTAA
- the hslO gene encoding Hsp33 family molecular chaperone HslO: MVDQLVRATAAGGGIRAVGVITTRLVSEARQRHGLSYVATAALGRTMSAGLLLASNMKRQSARVNIRFQGNGPLGTVFVDAGRDGAVRGYVDQPGVELPPNAQGKLDVSQAVGDQGYLYVLRDNGYGYPYASTVELVSGEVGEDITHYLTTSEQTPSALALGVYLEAGQVQAAGGLLLQILPKAAEDDELITRLESRVSALAGFTPLLLSGRQLGDMFQELLGDMDLNVFPETQLVRFHCGCNFDRVLGALKMLGVGELQSMIHQDEGAEVTCHFCSSVFRAQRNHLEELVQELEREATPS; this comes from the coding sequence ATGGTGGATCAGTTGGTGCGGGCAACAGCGGCGGGGGGGGGGATTCGGGCGGTGGGGGTGATTACTACCCGTTTGGTATCGGAAGCCCGTCAACGGCATGGGTTGTCCTACGTGGCGACGGCGGCTCTGGGGCGGACGATGAGTGCGGGGTTGTTGTTGGCTTCTAATATGAAACGCCAATCGGCACGGGTAAATATCCGGTTTCAGGGCAATGGGCCTTTGGGGACGGTGTTTGTGGATGCGGGGCGGGATGGAGCGGTGCGGGGCTATGTGGATCAGCCGGGGGTGGAACTGCCCCCCAATGCCCAAGGCAAGTTGGATGTGAGTCAGGCGGTGGGTGACCAGGGCTATCTCTACGTCCTGCGGGACAATGGTTATGGTTACCCCTACGCCAGCACGGTGGAACTGGTATCTGGCGAGGTGGGCGAAGACATTACCCACTACCTGACGACTTCGGAACAAACCCCATCGGCACTGGCTTTGGGGGTTTACCTGGAAGCGGGACAGGTGCAGGCTGCCGGTGGGTTGTTATTACAAATTTTACCGAAAGCGGCTGAGGATGATGAATTGATCACTCGGTTGGAATCGCGGGTATCGGCACTGGCCGGGTTTACCCCTTTGCTCCTATCGGGGCGGCAGTTGGGGGATATGTTTCAGGAACTATTAGGGGATATGGATTTGAACGTGTTCCCAGAAACCCAGTTGGTGCGCTTCCATTGTGGGTGCAATTTTGATCGGGTATTGGGGGCGTTGAAAATGTTAGGGGTGGGGGAATTGCAGAGCATGATTCACCAGGATGAGGGGGCGGAAGTCACCTGCCATTTTTGTAGTTCAGTTTTTCGTGCCCAGCGCAATCACCTGGAGGAGTTGGTGCAGGAATTGGAGCGGGAAGCGACCCCAAGTTAA
- the deoC gene encoding deoxyribose-phosphate aldolase — protein MHSSLPDIATVIEHALLQPGITSPEINQGCQDADRYGFPVVCVYPSAVQQCNELLHQRPCRVCAVIGFPSGATTPAVKYYEAMEAVESGAQELDVVINLGWLKEGKTQAVYKEIAQIVSETKQTIKAILEMNLLTQAEQKLAAEICLDAGIHYLKTGTGWLGGATVEQVKLLQKISNNRVGIKASGGIKTIEQAQELLLAGATRIGTSRGIDLVKQQAELTT, from the coding sequence ATGCACTCTTCCCTGCCCGATATTGCCACCGTTATTGAACACGCCCTTTTGCAACCCGGCATCACGTCCCCAGAAATTAACCAGGGCTGTCAGGATGCAGATCGCTATGGGTTTCCGGTGGTGTGTGTCTATCCAAGTGCAGTACAACAATGTAATGAACTACTCCACCAACGCCCTTGCCGGGTCTGCGCCGTGATTGGTTTTCCCAGTGGTGCCACGACCCCAGCGGTGAAATACTACGAAGCGATGGAAGCGGTAGAATCAGGTGCCCAAGAACTGGATGTGGTGATCAATTTGGGTTGGCTAAAAGAGGGAAAAACCCAAGCAGTTTACAAAGAAATTGCCCAGATTGTCAGCGAAACGAAACAGACCATTAAAGCGATTTTAGAAATGAATTTATTAACGCAGGCAGAACAAAAATTAGCCGCTGAAATTTGCCTCGATGCGGGGATACATTATCTCAAAACCGGTACGGGTTGGCTGGGGGGCGCAACCGTAGAACAGGTGAAATTACTACAAAAAATTAGCAATAACCGGGTGGGGATCAAAGCCTCCGGGGGCATCAAAACCATTGAACAGGCCCAGGAATTACTACTAGCTGGAGCCACCCGTATTGGCACCTCCCGCGGGATAGATTTAGTGAAACAACAAGCGGAATTGACCACCTAA
- the cobJ gene encoding precorrin-3B C(17)-methyltransferase, which yields MANLWTEFQPIAWIATTPTSQMRLLPLAQSSQGVLWCSPHLKSHPHCQIYAPSLREHLSIIWPHQRAIVFGLTLGAVVRLIAPLLTDKQQDPTILCIPESGEYVITVCGGHQQQGDKLSQSIAHLLGIKSVITDAATAHDIPGVDTWGMPWNWQKGAGNWTGIASAIIRDEPIHIMQESGTTLWRQMIMQKSNLIFLQEPDLQTKTIWITHREITSPDQQIVTWHPRVLWVGIGCERGTSQEQIDSAVKTVFATHQLSLKSIAGIASLDIKKDEIGLVNLTQAQGWPFLTFSAATLSQISVPNPSKIVAQTVGTASVAEASALQASQGTLLVPKTILSPVTIAVALAPQEWLNRPGQLYLVGIGPGDLAQLTPAARQAITQADVVIGYHLYLQLLDTIKRPAQIWEPYPIGQETQRAQRAIELAHWGLNVAVVSSGDCGIYGMAGVVIELLQKQDSVKTKLDIKIFPGISALQSAASRVGVPLMQDFCAISLSDLHVPWDVIAQRVTHAAQGDFVTIFYNPCSQQRTWQLPTAQAIFLQYRDPQTPVAIVRQAYRQDEQIWRDTLANFTQNSLDMFCTIIIGNSRTYWSEYGLITPRNYPPKSPHFDPQSQNLNSE from the coding sequence ATGGCAAATCTATGGACAGAATTTCAACCCATCGCCTGGATTGCAACCACACCGACAAGTCAGATGCGTTTGCTCCCCCTCGCCCAAAGTTCCCAAGGGGTTTTATGGTGTTCTCCCCACCTTAAATCCCATCCCCATTGTCAAATATATGCCCCTTCTTTGCGAGAACATTTAAGTATAATTTGGCCGCACCAACGGGCAATTGTTTTCGGTTTAACCCTGGGAGCCGTTGTTCGTTTGATTGCCCCGTTATTAACCGATAAACAGCAAGACCCTACCATTTTGTGTATCCCTGAATCCGGGGAATATGTGATTACCGTCTGTGGCGGACATCAACAGCAAGGGGACAAACTCAGCCAATCCATTGCCCATTTATTGGGTATAAAGTCAGTAATTACTGATGCCGCCACCGCCCATGATATTCCTGGGGTAGATACCTGGGGAATGCCCTGGAATTGGCAAAAAGGAGCCGGGAATTGGACAGGCATTGCCAGTGCCATCATCCGAGATGAACCTATACATATTATGCAAGAATCAGGAACTACCCTATGGCGGCAAATGATTATGCAAAAATCGAATTTAATTTTTCTACAAGAGCCTGATTTGCAAACAAAAACAATTTGGATCACCCATCGGGAAATTACCTCGCCCGATCAACAAATAGTAACTTGGCATCCACGGGTATTATGGGTGGGTATTGGTTGCGAACGGGGCACATCCCAAGAGCAAATAGATTCTGCGGTCAAAACCGTATTTGCTACCCACCAATTATCCCTTAAATCCATCGCTGGTATCGCCAGTTTAGATATTAAAAAAGATGAAATAGGGCTGGTGAATTTAACCCAAGCCCAAGGTTGGCCTTTTTTGACTTTTTCTGCGGCAACTTTATCTCAAATTTCCGTGCCTAACCCATCAAAAATTGTGGCGCAGACCGTCGGTACAGCCAGCGTTGCCGAAGCCAGTGCCCTGCAAGCCTCCCAGGGGACATTGTTAGTACCTAAAACCATCCTTAGCCCAGTCACAATTGCCGTAGCCCTAGCTCCCCAGGAATGGCTCAACCGCCCCGGACAACTGTACCTGGTGGGCATTGGGCCAGGGGATTTAGCCCAGCTTACCCCGGCGGCTCGCCAAGCCATCACCCAAGCCGATGTGGTTATTGGCTATCATTTATACTTACAATTGCTGGACACAATCAAACGACCCGCTCAAATTTGGGAACCCTACCCCATCGGTCAAGAAACCCAGCGGGCGCAACGAGCCATTGAACTTGCCCATTGGGGTTTGAACGTAGCGGTGGTATCCTCTGGAGACTGCGGTATTTATGGTATGGCAGGTGTAGTAATAGAGTTATTACAAAAGCAAGATAGTGTCAAAACAAAACTTGATATTAAAATTTTCCCTGGCATTTCTGCGTTGCAATCCGCCGCCAGCCGGGTGGGAGTGCCATTGATGCAGGATTTTTGTGCCATTAGCTTGAGTGATTTGCACGTTCCGTGGGATGTCATTGCCCAACGGGTGACCCATGCCGCCCAGGGGGATTTTGTCACCATTTTTTATAATCCTTGTTCCCAACAACGAACGTGGCAATTACCCACAGCCCAGGCCATTTTTCTGCAATATCGTGACCCCCAAACCCCGGTAGCAATTGTGCGCCAAGCCTATCGTCAGGATGAGCAAATCTGGCGGGATACGCTCGCAAATTTTACACAAAATTCCCTAGATATGTTCTGCACTATTATTATTGGCAATTCCCGGACTTATTGGAGTGAATATGGTTTAATCACACCTCGGAATTACCCACCAAAATCGCCCCATTTTGACCCCCAAAGCCAAAACTTAAATTCAGAATAG
- a CDS encoding beta-ketoacyl synthase N-terminal-like domain-containing protein, with protein MVQVVGMGLVSALGKNKHTCWQNLLADHASIALQQPFPMISPLPLAMLEGKPSDPTTLLLTALTEALHESEWELPLSDCGVVIGSSRGEQYLWEQWLAHERNDYHLLVEHLPGSFARTVATKIGTKSLVSAPMAACATGVWAVATGVEWLRRGQCSRVIVGAVDTPITPLTLAGFRQMGALAKDGCFPFDQERQGLVLGEAAGVILLENQKKSIQKYGSILGWGTTCDAENLVISSVDLEPAITAIENCFKYNNVSLDKCHVVHTHGTGTIIGDHREMQIIQKLFPDDISILATKGATGHTLGASGIVNIIFSLLALKNQILPPCTGLNMPDFSGNFIRKKQQVKLDSILNLSFGFGGQNGAILVGNSEV; from the coding sequence ATGGTTCAGGTGGTGGGCATGGGGTTGGTATCGGCCTTGGGAAAGAATAAACATACCTGTTGGCAAAACCTATTGGCAGACCATGCTTCTATTGCTTTGCAACAACCATTTCCTATGATCTCACCCCTACCTTTGGCGATGCTTGAAGGGAAACCGAGCGACCCAACAACGTTATTACTCACTGCCCTAACAGAAGCATTACATGAATCCGAGTGGGAATTGCCTTTGTCAGATTGTGGGGTAGTAATTGGTTCGAGCCGTGGGGAACAGTACCTTTGGGAGCAATGGTTAGCCCATGAACGCAATGATTATCATTTGTTGGTAGAACATTTACCAGGTAGTTTTGCCCGCACCGTAGCCACCAAGATAGGAACAAAAAGTTTGGTATCAGCACCGATGGCGGCCTGTGCGACGGGGGTTTGGGCGGTGGCAACGGGGGTGGAGTGGTTGCGCCGGGGGCAATGTTCTCGGGTTATTGTGGGAGCTGTGGATACACCCATTACGCCTTTAACTTTAGCGGGATTTAGGCAAATGGGAGCTTTAGCAAAAGATGGCTGTTTCCCTTTTGATCAAGAAAGACAAGGTTTAGTTTTAGGAGAAGCCGCAGGAGTGATATTACTGGAAAACCAAAAGAAATCTATCCAAAAATATGGTTCTATTTTGGGTTGGGGAACCACTTGTGATGCGGAAAATCTCGTGATTTCCAGTGTAGATTTAGAACCTGCAATTACCGCTATTGAAAATTGTTTTAAGTATAATAATGTGTCGTTAGATAAGTGTCATGTGGTTCATACTCATGGCACTGGCACGATCATTGGGGATCATCGGGAAATGCAAATCATTCAAAAATTGTTTCCTGATGATATATCTATTTTAGCTACCAAAGGGGCAACGGGACACACTTTAGGAGCCTCTGGTATTGTGAATATAATCTTTTCATTGTTAGCTCTAAAAAACCAGATTTTACCACCCTGCACAGGTCTGAATATGCCTGATTTTTCAGGAAACTTTATCCGAAAAAAGCAACAAGTTAAACTTGATTCTATTCTGAATTTAAGTTTTGGCTTTGGGGGTCAAAATGGGGCGATTTTGGTGGGTAATTCCGAGGTGTGA